In Bacteriovorax stolpii, a single genomic region encodes these proteins:
- a CDS encoding DUF2933 domain-containing protein: MEIHEHDKGTSQNHESWLKRHRWLSYISLAVIAFYFLTEHRAHVIAYLPYFLLASCLLMHVFMHGGHHHHNKRQKPTGENKS; the protein is encoded by the coding sequence ATGGAAATACATGAGCACGATAAAGGCACAAGTCAAAATCACGAATCCTGGTTAAAGAGGCATCGCTGGTTAAGCTATATATCACTTGCCGTTATTGCCTTTTATTTTCTCACAGAGCATCGTGCGCATGTCATAGCATATCTCCCATATTTTCTACTTGCGTCCTGCCTGCTTATGCATGTTTTTATGCACGGAGGACACCATCATCATAACAAAAGACAAAAACCAACAGGGGAAAATAAATCATGA